From a region of the Balaenoptera musculus isolate JJ_BM4_2016_0621 chromosome 15, mBalMus1.pri.v3, whole genome shotgun sequence genome:
- the TAOK2 gene encoding serine/threonine-protein kinase TAO2 isoform X2, whose protein sequence is MPAGGRAGSLKDPDVAELFFKDDPEKLFSDLREIGHGSFGAVYFARDVRNSEVVAIKKMSYSGKQSNEKWQDIIKEVRFLQKLRHPNTIQYRGCYLREHTAWLVMEYCLGSASDLLEVHKKPLQEVEIAAVTHGALQGLAYLHSHNMIHRDVKAGNILLSEPGLVKLGDFGSASIMAPANSFVGTPYWMAPEVILAMDEGQYDGKVDVWSLGITCIELAERKPPLFNMNAMSALYHIAQNESPVLQSGHWSEYFRNFVDSCLQKIPQDRPTSEVLLKHRFVLRERPPTVIMDLIQRTKDAVRELDNLQYRKMKKILFQEAPNGPGAEAPEEEEEAEPYMHRAGTLTSLESSHSVPSMSISASSQSSSVNSLADASDNEEEEEEEEEEEEEEEGPEAREMAMMQEGEHTVTSHSSIIHRLPGSDNLYDDPYQPEMTPGPLQPPAAPVPTSTTSSARRRAYCRNRDHFATIRTASLVSRQIQEHEQDSALREQLSGYKRMRRQHQKQLLALESRLRGEREEHSARLQRELEAQRAGFGAEAEKLSRRHQAIGEKEARAAQAEERKFQQHILGQQKKELAALLEAQKRTYKLRKEQLKEELQENPSTPKREKAEWLLRQKEQLQQCQAEEEAGLLRRQRQYFELQCRQYKRKMLLARHSLDQDLLREDLNKKQTQKDLECALLLRQHEATRELELRQLQAVQRTRAELTRLQHQTELGNQLEYNKRREQELRQKHAAQVRQQPKSLKSKELQIKKQFQETCKIQTRQYKALRAHLLETTPKAQHKSLLKRLKEEQTRKLAILAEQYDQSISEMLSSQALRLDETQEAEFQALRQQLQQELELLNAYQSKIKIRTESQHERELRELEQRVALRRALLEQRVEEELLALQTGRSERIRSLLERQAREIEAFDAESMRLGFSSMALGGIPAEAAAQGYPAPPPAPAWPSRPVPRSGAHWSHGPPPPGMPPPAWRQPSLLAPPGPPSWLGPPVQSGTPRGGALLLLRNSPQPLRRAASGGSGSDSVGPPAAAVPGPLSRSTSVASHILNGSSHFYS, encoded by the exons ATGCCAGCTGGGGGCCGGGCCGGGAGCCTGAAGGACCCTGATGTGGCTGAGCTCTTCTTCAAGGATGACCCGGAAAAGCTCTTCTCTGACCTCCGGGAAATTGGCCATGGCAGCTTTGGAGCCGTGTACTTT GCCCGGGATGTCCGGAATAGTGAGGTGGTGGCTATCAAGAAGATGTCCTACAGTGGGAAGCAGTCAAATGAG AAATGGCAGGACATCATCAAGGAGGTGCGGTTCCTACAGAAGCTCCGGCATCCCAATACCATTCAGTACCGGGGCTGTTACCTGAGGGAGCACACGGCTTGG CTGGTGATGGAGTATTGCCTGGGCTCAGCTTCTGACCTTCTAGAAG TGCACAAGAAGCCCCTTCAGGAGGTGGAGATTGCAGCTGTGACCCACGGGGCCCTTCAGGGCCTGGCTTATCTGCACTCCCACAACATGATCCATAG GGATGTGAAGGCTGGAAACATCCTGCTGTCAGAGCCAGGCTTGGTGAAACTGGGGGACTTCGGTTCTGCATCCATCATGGCACCTGCCAACTCCTTCGTGGGCACCCCGTACTG GATGGCTCCAGAAGTGATCCTGGCAATGGATGAGGGGCAGTACGATGGCAAGGTGGATGTCTGGTCCTTGGGCATAACCTGCATCGAGCTGG CGGAACGGAAACCACCGCTGTTTAACATGAATGCGATGAGTGCCTTATACCACATTGCACAGAACGAGTCCCCCGTGCTCCAGTCAGGACACTG GTCTGAGTACTTCCGGAATTTTGTCGACTCCTGCCTTCAGAAAATCCCTCAAGACAGACCAACCTCAGAGGTTCTTCTGAAG CACCGCTTTGTGCTCCGGGAGCGGCCACCCACAGTCATCATGGACTTAATCCAGAGGACCAAGGATGCTGTTCGGGAGCTGGACAACCTGCAGTACCGCAAAATGAAGAAGATACTGTTCCAAGAGGCGCCCAATGGCCCTGGCGCTGAGgccccagaggaggaggag GAGGCAGAGCCCTACATGCACCGGGCCGGGACGCTGACCAGTCTAGAGAGTAGCCATTCAGTGCCCAGCATGTCCATCAGCGCCTCCAGCCAGAGCAGCTCAGTCAACAGCCTAGCAGATGCCTCTGacaatgaggaggaggaagaggaggaggaggaggaggaggaggaggaagaaggccCTGAAGCCCGGGAGATGGCCATGATGCAGGAGGGCGAGCACACAGTCACCTCCCACAGCTCCATCATCCACCGGCTGCCG GGCTCTGACAACCTCTATGATGACCCCTACCAGCCAGAGATGACCCCAGGCCCTCTCCAGCCACCTGCAGCCCCAGTTCCCACATCCACCACCTCTTCTGCCCGCCGACGGGCCTACTGCCGCAACCGGGACCATTTTGCCACCATCCGTACTGCCTCCCTG GTCAGCCGTCAGATCCAGGAGCATGAGCAGGACTCAGCCCTGCGGGAGCAGCTGAGTGGCTATAAGCGGATGCGACGACAGCACCAGAAACAGCTGCTGGCGCTGGAGTCGAGGTTGAGGGGTGAGCGTGAGGAGCACAGTGCACGGCTGCAGCGGGAGCTCGAGGCACAGCGGGCTGGCTTTGGGGCTGAGGCCGAAAAGCTGTCAAGGCGGCACCAGGCTATCGGTGAGAAGGAGGCGCGAGCTGCCCAGGCTGAGGAGCGTAAGTTCCAGCAGCACATCCTCGGGCAGCAGAAGAAGGAGCTGGCCGCCCTGCTGGAGGCGCAGAAGCGAACCTACAAACTTCGGAAGGAGCAGCTGAAGGAG GAGCTCCAGGAGAACCCCAGCACACCCAAGCGGGAGAAGGCGGAGTGGCTTTTGCGGCAGAAGGAGCAGCTACAGCAGTGCCAGgcggaggaggaggctgggctgcTGCGGCGGCAGCGCCAGTACTTTGAGCTGCAGTGTCGCCAGTACAAGCGCAAGATGCTGCTGGCTCGTCACAGCCTGGACCAGGACCTGCTTCGAGAG GACTTGAacaagaaacagacacagaaggacTTGGAGTGTGCACTGCTGCTACGGCAGCATGAGGCCACACGGGAGCTGGAGCTACGGCAGCTCCAGGCCGTACAGCGCACACGGGCTGAGCTCACCCGCCTGCAGCACCAGACGGAGCTGGGCAACCAGCTGGAGTACAATAAGCGGCGTGAGCAAGAGTTGCGGCAGAAGCATGCGGCCCAGGTTCGCCAGCAGCCCAAGAGCCTCAAA TCTAAGGAGCTGCAGATCAAGAAGCAGTTCCAGGAGACGTGTAAGATCCAGACTCGGCAGTACAAGGCTCTGCGGGCACACTTGCTGGAGACCACGCCCAAAGCTCAGCACAAGAGCCTCCTTAAGCGGCTCAAGGAAGAACAGACCCGCAAGCTGGCAATCCTAGCTGAGCAGTACGACCAGTCCATCTCAGAGATGCTCAGCTCACAGGCG CTGCGGCTTGATGAGACCCAGGAGGCAGAGTTCCAGGCCCTTCGGCAGCAGCTTCAACAGGAGCTGGAGCTGCTCAACGCTTACCAGAGCAAGATCAAGATCCGCACGGAGAGTCAACACGAGAGGGAGCTACGGGAGCTGGAGCAGAGAGTAGCTCTGAGGCGGGCACTGCTGGAGCAGCGG GTGGAAGAGGAGCTGCTGGCCCTGCAGACGGGGCGCTCTGAGCGAATCCGGAGTTTGCTTGAGCGGCAGGCCCGTGAGATCGAGGCTTTCGATGCTGAGAGCATGAGGCTGGGCTTCTCCAGTATGGCTCTGGGGGGCATCCCAGCTGAGGCTGCTGCCCAGGGCTATCCtgctccaccccctgcccccgcctgGCCCTCCCGTCCTGTTCCCCGTTCAGGGGCGCACTGGAGCCATGGCCCTCCTCCACCAGGCATGCCCCCCCCAGCCTGGCGTCAGCCCTCTCTCCTGGCTCCCCCGGGTCCCCCAAGCTGGCTGGGGCCCCCAGTACAGAGTGGGACACCCCGTGGTGGAGCCCTGCTGCTGCTAAGaaacagcccccagcccctgcgaCGAGCAGCCTCGGGGGGCAGTGGCAGTGACAGTGTGGGCCCACCTGCTGCTGCAGTGCCTGGGCCTCTGAGCCGCAGCACCAGTGTCGCTTCCCACATCCTCAATGGTTCCTCCCACTTCTATTCCTGA
- the TAOK2 gene encoding serine/threonine-protein kinase TAO2 isoform X3, with amino-acid sequence MPAGGRAGSLKDPDVAELFFKDDPEKLFSDLREIGHGSFGAVYFARDVRNSEVVAIKKMSYSGKQSNEKWQDIIKEVRFLQKLRHPNTIQYRGCYLREHTAWLVMEYCLGSASDLLEVHKKPLQEVEIAAVTHGALQGLAYLHSHNMIHRDVKAGNILLSEPGLVKLGDFGSASIMAPANSFVGTPYWMAPEVILAMDEGQYDGKVDVWSLGITCIELAERKPPLFNMNAMSALYHIAQNESPVLQSGHWSEYFRNFVDSCLQKIPQDRPTSEVLLKHRFVLRERPPTVIMDLIQRTKDAVRELDNLQYRKMKKILFQEAPNGPGAEAPEEEEEAEPYMHRAGTLTSLESSHSVPSMSISASSQSSSVNSLADASDNEEEEEEEEEEEEEEEGPEAREMAMMQEGEHTVTSHSSIIHRLPGSDNLYDDPYQPEMTPGPLQPPAAPVPTSTTSSARRRAYCRNRDHFATIRTASLVSRQIQEHEQDSALREQLSGYKRMRRQHQKQLLALESRLRGEREEHSARLQRELEAQRAGFGAEAEKLSRRHQAIGEKEARAAQAEERKFQQHILGQQKKELAALLEAQKRTYKLRKEQLKEELQENPSTPKREKAEWLLRQKEQLQQCQAEEEAGLLRRQRQYFELQCRQYKRKMLLARHSLDQDLLREDLNKKQTQKDLECALLLRQHEATRELELRQLQAVQRTRAELTRLQHQTELGNQLEYNKRREQELRQKHAAQVRQQPKSLKSKELQIKKQFQETCKIQTRQYKALRAHLLETTPKAQHKSLLKRLKEEQTRKLAILAEQYDQSISEMLSSQAVVSSILLLQRFSEHLRAHVQVYLGDKFLEV; translated from the exons ATGCCAGCTGGGGGCCGGGCCGGGAGCCTGAAGGACCCTGATGTGGCTGAGCTCTTCTTCAAGGATGACCCGGAAAAGCTCTTCTCTGACCTCCGGGAAATTGGCCATGGCAGCTTTGGAGCCGTGTACTTT GCCCGGGATGTCCGGAATAGTGAGGTGGTGGCTATCAAGAAGATGTCCTACAGTGGGAAGCAGTCAAATGAG AAATGGCAGGACATCATCAAGGAGGTGCGGTTCCTACAGAAGCTCCGGCATCCCAATACCATTCAGTACCGGGGCTGTTACCTGAGGGAGCACACGGCTTGG CTGGTGATGGAGTATTGCCTGGGCTCAGCTTCTGACCTTCTAGAAG TGCACAAGAAGCCCCTTCAGGAGGTGGAGATTGCAGCTGTGACCCACGGGGCCCTTCAGGGCCTGGCTTATCTGCACTCCCACAACATGATCCATAG GGATGTGAAGGCTGGAAACATCCTGCTGTCAGAGCCAGGCTTGGTGAAACTGGGGGACTTCGGTTCTGCATCCATCATGGCACCTGCCAACTCCTTCGTGGGCACCCCGTACTG GATGGCTCCAGAAGTGATCCTGGCAATGGATGAGGGGCAGTACGATGGCAAGGTGGATGTCTGGTCCTTGGGCATAACCTGCATCGAGCTGG CGGAACGGAAACCACCGCTGTTTAACATGAATGCGATGAGTGCCTTATACCACATTGCACAGAACGAGTCCCCCGTGCTCCAGTCAGGACACTG GTCTGAGTACTTCCGGAATTTTGTCGACTCCTGCCTTCAGAAAATCCCTCAAGACAGACCAACCTCAGAGGTTCTTCTGAAG CACCGCTTTGTGCTCCGGGAGCGGCCACCCACAGTCATCATGGACTTAATCCAGAGGACCAAGGATGCTGTTCGGGAGCTGGACAACCTGCAGTACCGCAAAATGAAGAAGATACTGTTCCAAGAGGCGCCCAATGGCCCTGGCGCTGAGgccccagaggaggaggag GAGGCAGAGCCCTACATGCACCGGGCCGGGACGCTGACCAGTCTAGAGAGTAGCCATTCAGTGCCCAGCATGTCCATCAGCGCCTCCAGCCAGAGCAGCTCAGTCAACAGCCTAGCAGATGCCTCTGacaatgaggaggaggaagaggaggaggaggaggaggaggaggaggaagaaggccCTGAAGCCCGGGAGATGGCCATGATGCAGGAGGGCGAGCACACAGTCACCTCCCACAGCTCCATCATCCACCGGCTGCCG GGCTCTGACAACCTCTATGATGACCCCTACCAGCCAGAGATGACCCCAGGCCCTCTCCAGCCACCTGCAGCCCCAGTTCCCACATCCACCACCTCTTCTGCCCGCCGACGGGCCTACTGCCGCAACCGGGACCATTTTGCCACCATCCGTACTGCCTCCCTG GTCAGCCGTCAGATCCAGGAGCATGAGCAGGACTCAGCCCTGCGGGAGCAGCTGAGTGGCTATAAGCGGATGCGACGACAGCACCAGAAACAGCTGCTGGCGCTGGAGTCGAGGTTGAGGGGTGAGCGTGAGGAGCACAGTGCACGGCTGCAGCGGGAGCTCGAGGCACAGCGGGCTGGCTTTGGGGCTGAGGCCGAAAAGCTGTCAAGGCGGCACCAGGCTATCGGTGAGAAGGAGGCGCGAGCTGCCCAGGCTGAGGAGCGTAAGTTCCAGCAGCACATCCTCGGGCAGCAGAAGAAGGAGCTGGCCGCCCTGCTGGAGGCGCAGAAGCGAACCTACAAACTTCGGAAGGAGCAGCTGAAGGAG GAGCTCCAGGAGAACCCCAGCACACCCAAGCGGGAGAAGGCGGAGTGGCTTTTGCGGCAGAAGGAGCAGCTACAGCAGTGCCAGgcggaggaggaggctgggctgcTGCGGCGGCAGCGCCAGTACTTTGAGCTGCAGTGTCGCCAGTACAAGCGCAAGATGCTGCTGGCTCGTCACAGCCTGGACCAGGACCTGCTTCGAGAG GACTTGAacaagaaacagacacagaaggacTTGGAGTGTGCACTGCTGCTACGGCAGCATGAGGCCACACGGGAGCTGGAGCTACGGCAGCTCCAGGCCGTACAGCGCACACGGGCTGAGCTCACCCGCCTGCAGCACCAGACGGAGCTGGGCAACCAGCTGGAGTACAATAAGCGGCGTGAGCAAGAGTTGCGGCAGAAGCATGCGGCCCAGGTTCGCCAGCAGCCCAAGAGCCTCAAA TCTAAGGAGCTGCAGATCAAGAAGCAGTTCCAGGAGACGTGTAAGATCCAGACTCGGCAGTACAAGGCTCTGCGGGCACACTTGCTGGAGACCACGCCCAAAGCTCAGCACAAGAGCCTCCTTAAGCGGCTCAAGGAAGAACAGACCCGCAAGCTGGCAATCCTAGCTGAGCAGTACGACCAGTCCATCTCAGAGATGCTCAGCTCACAGGCG gttgtttccagtattttgctATTACAACGCTTCAGTGAACACCTTCGAGCACATGTGCAAGTATACCTGGgggataaattcctggaagtgtAA
- the TAOK2 gene encoding serine/threonine-protein kinase TAO2 isoform X1 has protein sequence MPAGGRAGSLKDPDVAELFFKDDPEKLFSDLREIGHGSFGAVYFARDVRNSEVVAIKKMSYSGKQSNEKWQDIIKEVRFLQKLRHPNTIQYRGCYLREHTAWLVMEYCLGSASDLLEVHKKPLQEVEIAAVTHGALQGLAYLHSHNMIHRDVKAGNILLSEPGLVKLGDFGSASIMAPANSFVGTPYWMAPEVILAMDEGQYDGKVDVWSLGITCIELAERKPPLFNMNAMSALYHIAQNESPVLQSGHWSEYFRNFVDSCLQKIPQDRPTSEVLLKHRFVLRERPPTVIMDLIQRTKDAVRELDNLQYRKMKKILFQEAPNGPGAEAPEEEEEAEPYMHRAGTLTSLESSHSVPSMSISASSQSSSVNSLADASDNEEEEEEEEEEEEEEEGPEAREMAMMQEGEHTVTSHSSIIHRLPGSDNLYDDPYQPEMTPGPLQPPAAPVPTSTTSSARRRAYCRNRDHFATIRTASLVSRQIQEHEQDSALREQLSGYKRMRRQHQKQLLALESRLRGEREEHSARLQRELEAQRAGFGAEAEKLSRRHQAIGEKEARAAQAEERKFQQHILGQQKKELAALLEAQKRTYKLRKEQLKEELQENPSTPKREKAEWLLRQKEQLQQCQAEEEAGLLRRQRQYFELQCRQYKRKMLLARHSLDQDLLREDLNKKQTQKDLECALLLRQHEATRELELRQLQAVQRTRAELTRLQHQTELGNQLEYNKRREQELRQKHAAQVRQQPKSLKVRAGQRPLGLPLPIPGALGPPNTGTPREEQSCSSGQEADQRILGEEEEAVPERRILGKEGAALEPEEQRMLGEESGAPSPSPQKRRSLVDEEVWGLPEQEIEKLRVPSPAPQERSIVGQEASGEWRLWGKEDGSLLDEEFELGWVQGPTLTPVPEEEEEEEEGAPFRTPRDPGDGCPSPDIPPEPPPTHLRPSPTSQLPGLLSHGLLAGLSFAVGSSSGLLPLLLLLLLPLLAAQGGGGLQAALLALEVGLVGLGASYLLLCTALHLPPSLFLLLAQGTALGAVLSLSWRRGLMGVPLGLGAAWLLAWPGLALPLAAVAAGGKWVRQQGPRMRRGISRLWLRALLRLSPMAFRALQGCGAVGDRGLFALYPKTNKDGFRSRLPVPGPRRGNPRTARHPLALLARFWALCKGWNWRLARASQGLATHLPPWAIHTLASWGLLRGERPSRIPRLLPRSQRRLGPPASHQPPPETLAGRRCRTRQSRALPPWR, from the exons ATGCCAGCTGGGGGCCGGGCCGGGAGCCTGAAGGACCCTGATGTGGCTGAGCTCTTCTTCAAGGATGACCCGGAAAAGCTCTTCTCTGACCTCCGGGAAATTGGCCATGGCAGCTTTGGAGCCGTGTACTTT GCCCGGGATGTCCGGAATAGTGAGGTGGTGGCTATCAAGAAGATGTCCTACAGTGGGAAGCAGTCAAATGAG AAATGGCAGGACATCATCAAGGAGGTGCGGTTCCTACAGAAGCTCCGGCATCCCAATACCATTCAGTACCGGGGCTGTTACCTGAGGGAGCACACGGCTTGG CTGGTGATGGAGTATTGCCTGGGCTCAGCTTCTGACCTTCTAGAAG TGCACAAGAAGCCCCTTCAGGAGGTGGAGATTGCAGCTGTGACCCACGGGGCCCTTCAGGGCCTGGCTTATCTGCACTCCCACAACATGATCCATAG GGATGTGAAGGCTGGAAACATCCTGCTGTCAGAGCCAGGCTTGGTGAAACTGGGGGACTTCGGTTCTGCATCCATCATGGCACCTGCCAACTCCTTCGTGGGCACCCCGTACTG GATGGCTCCAGAAGTGATCCTGGCAATGGATGAGGGGCAGTACGATGGCAAGGTGGATGTCTGGTCCTTGGGCATAACCTGCATCGAGCTGG CGGAACGGAAACCACCGCTGTTTAACATGAATGCGATGAGTGCCTTATACCACATTGCACAGAACGAGTCCCCCGTGCTCCAGTCAGGACACTG GTCTGAGTACTTCCGGAATTTTGTCGACTCCTGCCTTCAGAAAATCCCTCAAGACAGACCAACCTCAGAGGTTCTTCTGAAG CACCGCTTTGTGCTCCGGGAGCGGCCACCCACAGTCATCATGGACTTAATCCAGAGGACCAAGGATGCTGTTCGGGAGCTGGACAACCTGCAGTACCGCAAAATGAAGAAGATACTGTTCCAAGAGGCGCCCAATGGCCCTGGCGCTGAGgccccagaggaggaggag GAGGCAGAGCCCTACATGCACCGGGCCGGGACGCTGACCAGTCTAGAGAGTAGCCATTCAGTGCCCAGCATGTCCATCAGCGCCTCCAGCCAGAGCAGCTCAGTCAACAGCCTAGCAGATGCCTCTGacaatgaggaggaggaagaggaggaggaggaggaggaggaggaggaagaaggccCTGAAGCCCGGGAGATGGCCATGATGCAGGAGGGCGAGCACACAGTCACCTCCCACAGCTCCATCATCCACCGGCTGCCG GGCTCTGACAACCTCTATGATGACCCCTACCAGCCAGAGATGACCCCAGGCCCTCTCCAGCCACCTGCAGCCCCAGTTCCCACATCCACCACCTCTTCTGCCCGCCGACGGGCCTACTGCCGCAACCGGGACCATTTTGCCACCATCCGTACTGCCTCCCTG GTCAGCCGTCAGATCCAGGAGCATGAGCAGGACTCAGCCCTGCGGGAGCAGCTGAGTGGCTATAAGCGGATGCGACGACAGCACCAGAAACAGCTGCTGGCGCTGGAGTCGAGGTTGAGGGGTGAGCGTGAGGAGCACAGTGCACGGCTGCAGCGGGAGCTCGAGGCACAGCGGGCTGGCTTTGGGGCTGAGGCCGAAAAGCTGTCAAGGCGGCACCAGGCTATCGGTGAGAAGGAGGCGCGAGCTGCCCAGGCTGAGGAGCGTAAGTTCCAGCAGCACATCCTCGGGCAGCAGAAGAAGGAGCTGGCCGCCCTGCTGGAGGCGCAGAAGCGAACCTACAAACTTCGGAAGGAGCAGCTGAAGGAG GAGCTCCAGGAGAACCCCAGCACACCCAAGCGGGAGAAGGCGGAGTGGCTTTTGCGGCAGAAGGAGCAGCTACAGCAGTGCCAGgcggaggaggaggctgggctgcTGCGGCGGCAGCGCCAGTACTTTGAGCTGCAGTGTCGCCAGTACAAGCGCAAGATGCTGCTGGCTCGTCACAGCCTGGACCAGGACCTGCTTCGAGAG GACTTGAacaagaaacagacacagaaggacTTGGAGTGTGCACTGCTGCTACGGCAGCATGAGGCCACACGGGAGCTGGAGCTACGGCAGCTCCAGGCCGTACAGCGCACACGGGCTGAGCTCACCCGCCTGCAGCACCAGACGGAGCTGGGCAACCAGCTGGAGTACAATAAGCGGCGTGAGCAAGAGTTGCGGCAGAAGCATGCGGCCCAGGTTCGCCAGCAGCCCAAGAGCCTCAAAGTACGTGCAGGCCAGCGTCCCCTGGGCCTCCCGCTCCCCATTCCTGGGGCTCTGGGACCACCTAACACAGGCACCCCTAGAGAAGAGCAGTCCTGCTCATCTGGCCAGGAGGCAGACCAAAGAAttctgggagaggaggaggaagcagttccagagagaaggattctggggaaggaaggggctgCCTTGGAGCCAGAGGAGCAGAGGATGCTGGGAGAAGAGTCAGGAGCCCCTAGTCCCAGTCCACAGAAACGTAGGAGTTTGGTTGATGAGGAAGTTTGGGGGCTACCTGAGCAGGAGATAGAGAAGCTTAGAGTTCCATCCCCGGCACCCCAGGAGAGGAGCATTGTGGGCCAGGAGGCATCCGGGGAATGGAGGTTGTGGGGGAAGGAGGATGGTAGCCTCTTGGATGAGGAGTTTGAGCTAGGCTGGGTCCAGGGTCCAACGCTGACCCCAgtccctgaggaggaggaggaagaggaggagggggctccATTTAGGACCCCGAGGGATCCTGGAGATGGCTGTCCCTCACCAGACATCCCCCCTGAACCCCCTCCAACACATCTGAGGCCCAGCCCTACTAGCCAGCTCCCTGGACTCCTGTCCCATGGCCTCTTGGCTGGACTCTCCTTTGCAGTGGGGTCCTCCTCTGGCCTCTTGCCCCTACTACTTCTGCTGCTGCTCCCACTGCTGGCGGCCCAGGGTGGGGGTGGCCTGCAGGCAGCCCTGCTGGCCCTTGAGGTGGGGCTGGTGGGCCTGGGGGCCTCCTACCTACTGCTTTGTACAGCTCTGCACCTGCCCCCCAGTCTATTCCTACTCCTGGCTCAGGGCACCGCACTGGGGGCCGTCCTCAGTCTGAGCTGGCGCCGAGGTCTTATGGGTGTCCCTCTGGGCCTTGGGGCTGCCTGGCTCCTAGCCTGGCCAGGCTTGGCTCTACCTCTGGCAGCTGTGGCAGCTGGGGGCAAATGGGTGCGGCAGCAGGGCCCTCGGATGCGCCGGGGCATCTCTCGACTCTGGTTGCGTGCTCTGCTGCGTCTGTCGCCCATGGCCTTCAGGGCCCTACAGGGCTGTGGGGCCGTGGGGGATCGGGGCCTATTTGCACTCTACCCCAAGACCAACAAGGATGGCTTCCGCAGCCGTCTGCCTGTCCCTGGGCCCCGGCGGGGTAATCCTCGCACTGCCCGACACCCACTAGCCCTGTTGGCAAGGTTTTGGGCCCTGTGCAAGGGCTGGAACTGGCGCCTGGCACGGGCCAGCCAGGGTTTAGCCACCCACTTGCCCCCCTGGGCCATCCACACACTGGCCAGTTGGGGCCTGCTTCGGGGTGAGCGGCCCAGCCGTATCCCCCGGCTGCTACCACGCAGCCAGCGCCGGCTAGGCCCCCCTGCCTCCCACCAACCACCACCAGAGACTCTAGCTGGGCGGAGATGCCGAACCCGCCAGTCCCGGGCCCTGCCTCCCTGGAGGTAA